A genomic segment from Pangasianodon hypophthalmus isolate fPanHyp1 chromosome 25, fPanHyp1.pri, whole genome shotgun sequence encodes:
- the LOC128317445 gene encoding uncharacterized protein LOC128317445 isoform X2, whose protein sequence is MIPLTNRFTVLETLETDGVEQTLHTDQHLHNSKPREFLDRHLRKLYFKFLQATHHEDIVTTALHTQIFPKGMSKQTHKLTQFIKPACPKQQTLHRITENTQNWMKANMQILKDHYVQVKAELLNRIHKMEETEWQIAVKWAKGRFKHKLREDIIEKAKTQMEQNLVETENGGTACLPIQVSNSSSNPSSTAASSFSSSLSSSISSSSSSKQSPSKDDTNLVASSPQMHLSKSNGTPRPLNNNSDKTKGEPTQGDRKQERKEVMNGSTERKTTSLRKARSESSLSLSPSSFSLTPLHVEHPDRVEPQIKTCEVRNHWVPTRHPNTTRKIADWTLEVKKPVLFIGDSNLSRIPYFSDENVQVDSYPGANFLHIAKVLQKLTPNPNTQKVVLSLGINNREQTFESTTKKQLQELWRIAAVVFPNATIYTPLLNYSDILPRRQQETLTKLNTHILAHGNPLQELHPLRFKVNPRDPIHWTTETASQMFTYWLDQLNF, encoded by the exons ATGATTCCCTTAACAAACAGATTCACAGTGTTGGAGACTTTGGAAACAGATGGGGtggaacaaacactacacacagaccaGCATCTACACAACTCAAAACCCAGGGAATTTTTAGATAGACATTTGAGGAAgttgtattttaaattcttacagGCCACACACCATGAAGACATTGTGACAACAGCTCTACATACGCAAATTTTTCCAAAGGGCAtgtctaaacaaacacacaaacttacacAGTTTATCAAACCGGCATGCCCCAAGCAACAAACTCTACATAGAATTacggaaaacacacaaaattggaTGAAGGCAAATATGCAGATCCTCAAAGACCATTACGTTCAAGTGAAAGCAGAACTACTGAATCGAATccacaaaatggaggaaacagAATGGCAGATAGCAGTTAAATGGGCCAAAGGTAGATTCAAACACAAATTGAGGGAAGACATAATAGAAAAGGCCAAAACACAAATGGaacagaatctagtggaaacagaaaatggaggaactgcaTGTTTGCCTATCCAAGTATCAAACAGCTCCTCTAATCCTTCTTCCACTGCcgcctcttctttttcttcttcgttGTCTTCTTcaatctcttcctcttcttcctccaaacAGAGTCCGAGTAAAGACGACACAAACCTTGTGGCAAGTTCTCCACAGATGCATTTATCGAAAAGCAATGGAACACCTCGGCCTTTAAACAACAACTCCGATAAGACCAAG GGGGAGCCGACCCAGGGGGATAGGAagcaggagaggaaggaggTGATGAATGGGTCTACAGAAAGGAAGACCACGTCCTTGAGAAAAGCCCGATCTGAATCCTCCCTTTCCCTTTCCCCTTCCTCTTTCTCGTTGACTCCCCTGCATGTGGAACATCCGGACAGGGTGGAGCcccaaataaaaacctgtgaagtGAGGAACCATTGGGTTCCTACTAGACATCCTAACACCACTAGAAAGATTGCAGATTGGACACTGGAAGTAAAGAAACCAGTTTTGTTTATAGGGGACTCCAACCTGTCCAGAATTCCCTATTTTAGTGACGAAAATGTTCAGGTGGATAGTTACCCTGGAGCCAACTTTTTACATATAGCCAAGGTGTTACAAAAATTAACCCCTAATCCAAACACTCAAAAAGTCGTCCTATCATTAGGAATCAATAATAGAGAACAAACATTCGAaagtacaacaaaaaaacagttgcaaGAGCTGTGGAGAATTGCTGCAGTGGTTTTTCCCAATGCCACGATCTACACCCCATTATTAAACTACTCGGATATCCTACCTAGACGACAACAAGAAACTCTAACAAAACTGAACACTCATATACTGGCACATGGTAATCCATTGCAGGAACTTCACCCACTTAGGTTCAAGGTGAACCCGAGGGACCCTATCCACTGGACCACGGAAACGGCTtcgcaaatgtttacatactggTTGGATCAGTTAAACTTTTAG
- the LOC128317445 gene encoding uncharacterized protein LOC128317445 isoform X1, whose amino-acid sequence MVKCNKTDNKKHTNIINLSKTFCLTGPQEDLLSKGLTFIPTPCGTDLGELGRDVHAYNRQLKILDHFQYTKCKEHLQFTEKSRWEPSTEQTSLPIKQLIKKNRMIINSLSDFSNNQADNLTATERRALKELQTNKDIIIKPADKGSAIVIMDKQQYLLEANRQLNNTNHYTLLPHSLQQETQSLVTSILQDLKQKGFINTKQFNYLIGPNPPRQRKFYLLPKIHKDPQAWTVPSEVPQGRPIVSDCGSETYNVAQYIDYFLNPVSQLHPSYLKDTYDFINKIKNMTIPDSAFLFTVDVESLYTNISTEAGLQAITKCFNRYPDSSRPDAELLQLLEINLTRNDFEFNSQLYLQVQGTAMGKKFAPAYANIYMSEWEETLFPKCPHLPAVYYRYLDDIFGVWHHDREHFDTFLNLANSHHKHIKVKATLNSDNINFLDTTVFAIPTENNSKTLHTKVFFKPTDSHSLLFKTSYHPRHTFKGVIKSQIIRFHRICSFDQHFHEATQTLFKALRPRGYSKRFLRAIKRDTLQDLRNNPTRLVPEPKDVIPIVTTFSETSKILNNKLKQQFQKTQELYAPLRSFKPISAYRRNKNLRDLLVRASLKSDRRVIPPILATHFQQLRSVEMGNKGHLVPQRTNLKTTNIIYMITCTHCHKRYIGETEYSLEQRLKQHIYSIQHRPRNTHLICHFARVGIQKLRISGLEANRAWNREQRRRREAYWISKLHTDHPHGFNTRRTS is encoded by the coding sequence ATGGTGAAGTGcaataaaacagacaacaaaaagcACACCAACATCATTAACCTATCCAAAACGTTTTGTCTCACAGGTCCGCAGGAGGATTTACTCAGCAAGGGTCTCACCTTCATCCCGACGCCATGCGGTACGGACTTGGGGGAGCTGGGGAGGGATGTCCACGCTTACAATAGACAACTTAAAATTTTAGACCACTtccaatacacaaaatgtaaagaacacttacagtttacagaaaaatccAGATGGGAACCGAGCACCGAACAGACCAGTTTACCTATAAAGCAgttgattaaaaagaacaggATGATTATCAATTCTCTTTCAGATTTTTCCAACAATCAAGCAGATAATTTAACCGCCACAGAACGCAGAGCACTCAAAGAATTACAAACCAAcaaagatataataattaaaccgGCAGATAAAGGCTCAGCGATCGTCATAATGGACAAACAACAATACTTACTAGAAGCAAATAGACAATTAAACAATACCAATCATTACACTttacttccacactcattacaacaggaaacacaatcattggtaacatccattttacaggacttaaaacaGAAAGGCTTCATTAACACTAAACAGTTTAATTACCTTATTGGTCCAAACCCACCAAGGCAGCGGAAATTTTATCTATTGCCCAAAATTCATAAAGACCCACAGGCGTGGACAGTCCCTTCCGAGGTTCCACAGGGACGCCCGATTGTGTCGGATTGTGGGAGTGAGACCTACAATGTGGCACaatacattgattatttcctcaaTCCTGTCTCACAACTCCATCCCAGTTACTTAAAAGATACATAtgactttataaacaaaatcaagaacATGACAATTCCAGACTCGGCCTTCCTATTCACTGTGGATGTGGAAAGCCTTTACACAAATATCAGTACAGAGGCAGGATTGCAGGCAATAACGAAATGTTTTAACAGGTATCCAGATTCAAGCCGGCCAGATGCAGAACTTCTTCAGCTGTTGGAAATAAATTTAACCCGCAATGACTTTGAATTTAATTCtcaattatatttacaggttCAAGGAACCGCTATGGGGAAGAAATTTGCTCCAGCCTACGCGAATATTTATATGTCTGAGTGGGAAGAAACATTGTTTCCAAAGTGTCCCCACTTACCCGCAGTGTATTATCGATATCTGGATGACATCTTTGGGGTCTGGCACCATGACAGGGAAcattttgacacctttttgaatttggccaattcccatcataaacacattaaagtcaAAGCAACTCTTAATTCGGataacattaactttttagaCACCACAGTTTTTGCCATCCCGACGGAGAATAATTCCAAAACACTACATACTAAAGTGTTTTTCAAACCCACTGATTCCCACTCTCTACTATTTAAAACAAGTTATCATCCTAGACATACTTTCAAGGGGGtaatcaaatcacaaatcattCGATTTCATAGAATTTGCTCATTTGATCAACATTTCCATGAAGCAACACAAACTCTATTCAAAGCCCTTAGACCCCGAGGGTATTCTAAGAGATTCTTGAGAGCCATTAAAAGAGACACGTTGCAGGATCTCAGAAATAACCCAACACGATTGGTGCCGGAACCCAAGGATGTCATCCCCATAGTCACgactttttcagaaacatccaaaatcctcaacaataagcttaaacaacaattccaaaaaacacaagaactaTACGCACCACTTCGGTCATTCAAACCAATATCAGcttatagaagaaataaaaatctacgggatctcctggtcagggccagTTTGAAATCAGACCGACGAGTGATTCCTCCTATATTagcaacacattttcaacagcTCAGGTCAGTGGAGATGGGAAACAAGGGACACCTAGTGCCACAAAGAACAAACCTCAAGACCACgaatatcatttacatgatcACTTGCACACACTGCCATAAGAGATATATTGGAGAAACTGAATACAGTCTGGAACAAAGgctgaaacaacacatttactccATTCAACACAGACCACgcaacacacacttaatatgCCATTTTGCAAGGGTTGGGATACAGAAGCTCAGGATCTCGGGTTTGGAGGCCAATAGGGCATGGAACAgggaacagagaagaagaagagaagcatattggataagtaaactgcacacagaccatCCTCATGGCTTCAATACTAGGAGAACATCTTAG